The genomic DNA ACGGCGCCCGGTTGGTCTCGCCGACCATCGTCACCATGTAGATCAGGAACGACACCGGCAGCAGCACCACGAACCAGCGGTCCGCCTGCGCCTCCACGATCGCCGAGGTCGACATGGACCCGGAGTAGAGGAAGACGGAGGCGAAGGCCGCGCCCATCGCGATCTCGTACGAGATCATCTGCGCGCACGCGCGGAGCCCGCCGAGCAGCGGGTACGTCGAGCCCGACGACCAGCCGGCGAGGACGATGCCGTAGATGCCGACGGAGGCGACCGCGAGGATGTACAGCATCGCGATCGGCAGGTCGGTCAGCTGCATCGTGGTCCGGTGGCCGAGGATCGAGACCTCGTTGCCCGCCGGGCCGAAGGGGATCACCGCGATCGCCATGAACGCGGGGGGCGGCGGCGACGATCGGGGCGAGGACGTAGACGACCCTGTCCGCCCGCTTGACGACGACGTCCTCCTTCAGCATCAGCTTGACGCCGTCCGCGAGGGATTGCAGGAGGCCCCAGGGGCCGTGCCGGTTGGGGCCGATGCGCAGCTGCATCCACGCGACGACCTTGCGCTCCATCACGATGGAGACGAGCACGGTGAGCATGAGGAAGGCGAAGCAGAAGACCGCCTTGAGCAGCACGAGCCACCAGGGGTCCCGGCCGAACACGGAGAGGTCCTCGGCCGCGAGGAGGGCCGGGTTCATGCGCGCACCTCCGACGGGTCCGTCGAGTCGGGTGAGTGGGGGGCGTCCGGCGCGGCCGGGGAGCCGGCGGCCGGGGCGAGGCGGACCAGGCGGCCGGGGACGGTGCCCAGGTCGGACAGGGCGCCGCCGCCGGTCGAGCGGAGCGGCAGCCACACGACCCGGTCCGGCATGTCCGTCACCCGCAGCGGCAGCTCCACGGACCCGGCCGGACCGGTCACCCGGAGCAGGCCGCCGTCCTCGACGCCGGTCTCCGCGGCGGTGGCGGGCGACAGGCGGGCGAGCGCGGCGTGCCGGGTGCCGGCGAGCGCCTCGTCGCCCTCCTGGAGGCGGCCCAGGTCCAGCAGCATCCGGTGGCCGGCCAGGACGGCCTCGCCCTCGCCGGCGCGGGGCAGCGGCAGCCGGGTCCCGTCGGGGTCGTCGGCCCGTTCGCCGTCCCACGCGCCGAGCCGGTCCATCTCGCGCCGCACGGTCCGCACGTCCGGCAGGCCGAAGTGCACGTCCATGGCGTCCGCGAGCATGTGCAGCACGCGCGCGTCGGACGGCGGCAGCGCGCTCGTCATGTGCTGCGGCCTCAGTGCCGCCTCGAACATCCTGGCCCGCCCCTCCCAGTTGAGGAACGTGCCGGCCTTCTCGGCGACCGCCGCGACCGGGAGGACCACGTCGGCCCGCTCGGTGACCTCGCCGGGCCGCAGCTCCAGGGACACGACGAACGCCGCGTCGAGCGCCTCGCGGGCGCGCGCCGGGTCCGGCAGGTCCGCCACGTCGACGCCGCCGACGAGCAGCGCGGCCAGCTCGCCGGTCGCGGCGGCCTCCACCATCCGGCCGGTGTCGCGGCCGTGGCGGTGCGGCAGCTCCCGCACGCCCCAGGCCGTCGCGACCTCCTCGCGGGCGCGCGGGTCGGTGGCGGGGCGGCCGCCGGGCAGCAGCGACGGGAGGGCGCCCGCCCAGACCGCGCCCGGCTCGCCGGCCCTGCGCGGGATCCACACGAGGCGGGCCCCGGTCGCGGTGGCGGCCCGTACGGCGGCGGTCAGCGCGCCGGGGACGCCCGCGAGGCGCTCGCCGACGACGATGACGGCGCCCTCCGCGCGCAGGGCCTGTGCGGCGGCGGCGCCCGGTCCGTCGAGGTCGGTCCCGGCGGCGAGGGCGTCCAGCCACTCGGTCTCCGTGCCGGGCGCGGCGGGCAGCAGCGTGCCGCCCGCCTTCTCCAGGCCGCGGGTGGCGTACGGGGCGACGGCGTAGGTGCGCTGTCCGTGCCCGCGCCACGCCTTGCGCAGCCGCAGGAAGACGCCGGGTGCCTCCTCCTCGGCCTCCAGGCCGGCGAGGAGCACGGCGGGCGCCTTCTCCAGCGCGCCGTACGTGACGCCCCCGCCGTCGAGGTCCCGGCCGCGGCCGGCGACCCGGGCGGCCAGGAAGTCGGCCTCCTCGGCGCTGTGCGGGCGCGCGCGGAAGTCGACGTCGTTCGTGCCGAGGGCCACGCGCGCGAACTTGGCGTACGCGTAGGCGTCCTCCACCGTGAGCCGCCCGCCGGCCAGGACGCCGGTGCGGCCCCGGACCAGGCCGCGCGCCGCGGCCCGGAGCGCCTCGGGCCACGGCGCGGGCCGCAGGACGCCGTCGTCACCGCGCACCAGCGGGGTGGTGAGGCGGTCGCGGGCCTGCGCGTACCGGAACGCGAAGCGTCCCTTGTCGCACAGCCACTCCTCGTTGACCTCCGGGTCGTCGGCGGCGAGCCGCCGCATCACCTTGCCGCGCCGGTGGTCGGTGCGGGTGGCGCAGCCCCCGGCGCAGTGCTCGCACACGGAGGGGCTGGAGACCAGGTCGAAGGGGCGGGAGCGGAACCGGTACGCCGCGGAGGTGAGCGCGCCGACCGGGCAGATCTGGATGGTGTTGCCGGAGAAGTACGACTCGAACGGGTCGCCCTCGCCGGTGCCGACCTGCTGGAGGGCGCCCCGCTCGACCAGCTCGATCATCGGGTCGCCGGCGATCTGCTGGGAGAAGCGGGTGCAGCGGGCGCACAGCACGCACCGCTCGCGGTCGAGGAGGACCTGGGTGGAGAGGGGGACGGGCTTCTCGTAGGTGCGCTTGCGGCCCTCGAAGCGGGACTCGGCCCGTCCGTGCGAGACGGCCTGGTTCTGCAGGGGGCACTCGCCGCCCTTGTCGCAGACCGGGCAGTCCAGGGGGTGGTTGATGAGCAGCAGCTCCATCACCCCGACCTGGGCCTTCTCGGCGACCGGCGAGGTGAGCTGGGTCCTCACCACCATGCCGTCGGTGCAGGTGATCGTGCAGGAGGCCATGGGCTTGCGCTGGCCCTCGACCTCGACGATGCACTGGCGGCAGGCGCCGGCCGGGTCGAGGAGGGGGTGGTCGCAGAACCGCGGGATCTCGACGCCGATCCGCTCGGCGGCCCGGATGACCAGCGTCCCCTTGGGGACGGACACCTCGATGCCGTCGATGGTCAGCGTGACCAGGTCCTCCGGCGGCACCGGGGCGGCCCCGCCGCCGGCGGGGTTCGATGCCATGACGGTCATGCCGTCACCTCCACGTGGTTGTCCGCCCAGGCGGTCGACCTGGCCGGGTCGAAGGGGCAGCCCCCGCCGCTGATGTGCTCCTCGTACTCCTCGCGGAAGTACTTCAGGGAGGAGAAGATCGGCGAGGCGGCGCCGTCGCCGAGCGCGCAGAACGACTTGCCGTTGATGTTGTCGGCGATGTCGGCGAGCTTGTCGAGGTCGGACGGCCTGCCCCTGCCGGCCTCGATGTCGCGCAGCAGCTGCACCAGCCAGTACGTGCCCTCCCGGCAGGGGGTGCACTTGCCGCAGGACTCGTGGGCGTAGAACTCGGTCCAGCGGGTCACGGCGCGCACGACGCAGGTCGTCTCGTCGAAGCACTGGAGCGCCTTGGTGCCGAGCATGGACCCGGCGGCGCCGACGCCCTCGTAGTCGAGGGGCACGTCGAGGTGCTCGTCGGTGAACATCGGCGTGGACGAGCCGCCCGGCGTCCAGAACTTGAGCCGGTGGCCGGGGCGCATGCCGCCGCTCATGTCGAGGAGCTGGCGCAGGGTGATGCCGAGCGGGGCCTCGTACTGGCCGGGGGAGACGACGTGGCCGCTCAGCGAGTACAGCGTGAAGCCGGGGGACTTCTCGCCGCCCATCGACCGGAACCACTCCTTGCCCCGGTGGAGGATGGCGGGGACCGACGCGATGGACTCGACGTTGTTCACGACGGTGGGGCAGGCGTACAGGCCGGCGACGGCCGGGAAGGGGGGCCGCAGCCGGGGCTGGCCGCGGCGGCCCTCCAGCGAGTCGAGCAGGGCGGTCTCCTCGCCGCAGATGTACGCGCCGGCGCCGGCGTGCACGGTGAGTTCCACGTCCAGCCCGCTGCCGAGGACGTCCCTGCCGAGGTAGCCCGCCTCGTACGCCTCGCGGACGGCCTCGTGGAGGCGGCGCAGGACGGGGACGACCTCGCCGCGCAGGTAGACGAAGGCGTGCGAGGACCTGATCGCGTGGCAGGCGATCACGACGCCCTCGATGAGGGAGTGCGGGTTGGCGAAGAGGAGGGGGATGTCCTTGCAGGTGCCGGGCTCCGACTCGTCGGCGTTCACGACGAGGTAGTGCGGCTTGCCGTCGCCCTGGGGGATGAACTGCCACTTCATCCCGGTGGGGAAGCCGGCGCCGCCGCGGCCGCGCAGGCCGGAGTCCTTGACGTACGCGATGACGTCGTCGGGGGGCATGGCGAGGGCCTTGCGCAGCCCCTGGTAGCCGTCGTGGCGCAGGTAGGTGTCGAGCGTCCAGGAGCGGGGCTCGTCCCAGAAGGCCGACAGGACCGGGGAGAGCAGCTTCTCGGGGCTGGTCTCCCCGACGGCGGGTGCCAAGGTCATCCCTTCCCCTCCTCACCGACCGGGCCCGCCGGGTGGTCCGGGTCGGACGCGGAGGTCTGTTGCGGTGCGTCGTGCGAACTGGGGTGGCCGGGTGCCGGGTCGGGGCCGCGGCCGGTCGCCGGGGCGGGGCCGCGGCGGTCCCCGTCGGCCGTCCGGCCGCGCGGGTGGACGACGCGGGGCGGTACGGCCTCGCCCTTGGCGAGCTTCAGCCCGACGAGGGAGGCCGGTCCCGCGCCGCCGCCCGCCTCGACCGCGCCCGGCCTGGGGTCGGGGAAGCCGGCGAGGATGCGGGCGGTCTCCTTGAACGTGCACAGGGGCGCGCCGCGGGTCGGGGTGACGGGCCGGCCGGCGCGCAGGTCGTCGACGAGGCGCCTGGCGCTCCGGGGCGTCTGGTTGTCGAAGAACTCCCAGTTGACCATCACGACGGGCGCGAAGTCGCAGGCCGCGTTGCACTCGATGTGTTCGAGGGTGACCTTGCCGTCGTCGGTGGTCTCCTGGTTACCGACGCCGAGGTGGGCCTTGAGCTCCTCGAAGATCGCGTCGCCGCCCATGACCGCGCAGAGCGTGTTGGTGCAGACGCCGACCTGGTAGTCGCCGCCCGGCCCGCGCCGGTACATCGTGTAGAAGGTGGCGACGGCGGTGACCTCGGCGGTGGTCAGCCCCAGCGTCTCGGCGCAGAAGCGCACGCCGGTGCGGGTGACGTGGCCCTCCTCGGACTGCACCAGGTGCAGCAGCGGCAGCAGCGCGGAGCGCGCGTCCGGGTAGCGGGCGATCACCTCCCGGGCGTCCGCGTCCAGCCGGGCGCGTACGTCGGCGGGGTAGTCGGGGGCGGGGAGCTCGGGCATGCCGAGACTCGTCGCAGTCACGTCGGTCACCGGTCGACGCCTCCCATCACGGGGTCGATGGACGCGACGGCGACGATGACGTCGGCGACCTGACCGCCTTCGCACATCGCCGCCACGGCCTGGAGGTTGGTGA from Streptomyces sp. MRC013 includes the following:
- a CDS encoding NADH-quinone oxidoreductase subunit G, which produces MTVMASNPAGGGAAPVPPEDLVTLTIDGIEVSVPKGTLVIRAAERIGVEIPRFCDHPLLDPAGACRQCIVEVEGQRKPMASCTITCTDGMVVRTQLTSPVAEKAQVGVMELLLINHPLDCPVCDKGGECPLQNQAVSHGRAESRFEGRKRTYEKPVPLSTQVLLDRERCVLCARCTRFSQQIAGDPMIELVERGALQQVGTGEGDPFESYFSGNTIQICPVGALTSAAYRFRSRPFDLVSSPSVCEHCAGGCATRTDHRRGKVMRRLAADDPEVNEEWLCDKGRFAFRYAQARDRLTTPLVRGDDGVLRPAPWPEALRAAARGLVRGRTGVLAGGRLTVEDAYAYAKFARVALGTNDVDFRARPHSAEEADFLAARVAGRGRDLDGGGVTYGALEKAPAVLLAGLEAEEEAPGVFLRLRKAWRGHGQRTYAVAPYATRGLEKAGGTLLPAAPGTETEWLDALAAGTDLDGPGAAAAQALRAEGAVIVVGERLAGVPGALTAAVRAATATGARLVWIPRRAGEPGAVWAGALPSLLPGGRPATDPRAREEVATAWGVRELPHRHGRDTGRMVEAAATGELAALLVGGVDVADLPDPARAREALDAAFVVSLELRPGEVTERADVVLPVAAVAEKAGTFLNWEGRARMFEAALRPQHMTSALPPSDARVLHMLADAMDVHFGLPDVRTVRREMDRLGAWDGERADDPDGTRLPLPRAGEGEAVLAGHRMLLDLGRLQEGDEALAGTRHAALARLSPATAAETGVEDGGLLRVTGPAGSVELPLRVTDMPDRVVWLPLRSTGGGALSDLGTVPGRLVRLAPAAGSPAAPDAPHSPDSTDPSEVRA
- the nuoF gene encoding NADH-quinone oxidoreductase subunit NuoF; its protein translation is MTLAPAVGETSPEKLLSPVLSAFWDEPRSWTLDTYLRHDGYQGLRKALAMPPDDVIAYVKDSGLRGRGGAGFPTGMKWQFIPQGDGKPHYLVVNADESEPGTCKDIPLLFANPHSLIEGVVIACHAIRSSHAFVYLRGEVVPVLRRLHEAVREAYEAGYLGRDVLGSGLDVELTVHAGAGAYICGEETALLDSLEGRRGQPRLRPPFPAVAGLYACPTVVNNVESIASVPAILHRGKEWFRSMGGEKSPGFTLYSLSGHVVSPGQYEAPLGITLRQLLDMSGGMRPGHRLKFWTPGGSSTPMFTDEHLDVPLDYEGVGAAGSMLGTKALQCFDETTCVVRAVTRWTEFYAHESCGKCTPCREGTYWLVQLLRDIEAGRGRPSDLDKLADIADNINGKSFCALGDGAASPIFSSLKYFREEYEEHISGGGCPFDPARSTAWADNHVEVTA
- the nuoE gene encoding NADH-quinone oxidoreductase subunit NuoE; amino-acid sequence: MPELPAPDYPADVRARLDADAREVIARYPDARSALLPLLHLVQSEEGHVTRTGVRFCAETLGLTTAEVTAVATFYTMYRRGPGGDYQVGVCTNTLCAVMGGDAIFEELKAHLGVGNQETTDDGKVTLEHIECNAACDFAPVVMVNWEFFDNQTPRSARRLVDDLRAGRPVTPTRGAPLCTFKETARILAGFPDPRPGAVEAGGGAGPASLVGLKLAKGEAVPPRVVHPRGRTADGDRRGPAPATGRGPDPAPGHPSSHDAPQQTSASDPDHPAGPVGEEGKG